A stretch of Tenrec ecaudatus isolate mTenEca1 chromosome 2, mTenEca1.hap1, whole genome shotgun sequence DNA encodes these proteins:
- the PRR7 gene encoding proline-rich protein 7: MVMSQGTYTFLTCFAGFWLIWGLIVLLCCFCSFLRRRLKRRQEERLREQNLRALELEPLELEGSLAGSPPGLAPPPPPHRGRLEAPAHAHAHPHVHVHPLLHHGPAQPHAHAHPHPHHPALPHPPPPPPHLSVPPRPWSYPRQTESDMSKPPCYEEAVLMAEPPPPYSEVLTDTRGLYRKIVTPFLSRRDSAEKQEQPPPSYKPLFLDRGYTSALHLPSAPRPAAPCPALCLQADRGRRVFPSWTDSELSSREPLEHGAWRLPVSIPLFGRTTAV; the protein is encoded by the exons ATGGTTATGTCCCAGGGAACCTACACGTTCCTGACGTGCTTCGCCGGCTTCTGGCTCATTTGGGGGCTTATCGTTCTGCTCTGCTGCTTCTGCAGCTTTCTGCGCCGCCGCCTCAAACGGCGCCAGGAGGAGCGGCTGCGTGAGCAGAACCTGCGCGCCCTCGAGCTGGAGCCCCTCGAGCTCGAGGGCAGCCTGGCCGGGAGCCCCCCGGGCCTggcgccaccgccaccaccgcaCCGCGGCCGCCTGGAGGCGCCGGCGCACGCGCACGCGCACCCGCATGTGCACGTGCACCCGCTGCTGCACCACGGGCCCGCGCAGCCGCACGCCCACGCGCACCCTCACCCTCATCACCCCGCGCTTCCACAtccgcccccgccgccgccgcaccTCTCCGTGCCGCCGCGGCCTTGGAGCTACCCGCGCCAAA CGGAATCGGACATGTCCAAGCCGCCGTGCTACGAAGAGGCGGTGCTGATGGCCGAGCCTCCACCGCCCTACAGCGAGGTGCTCACGGACACGCGGGGCCTCTACCGGAAGATCGTCACGCCCTTCCTGAGCCGCCGCGACAGTGCGGAGAAGCAGGAGCAGCCGCCGCCCAGCTACAAGCCACTCTTCCTAGACCGGGGCTACACGTCGGCGCTGCACCTGCCCAGCGCCCCACGGCCTGCAGCGCCCTGCCCTGCGCTCTGCCTGCAGGCCGACCGCGGCCGCCGGGTCTTCCCGAGCTGGACCGACTCGGAGCTCAGCAGCCGCGAGCCCCTGGAGCACGGAGCTTGGCGCCTGCCGGTCTCTATCCCCTTGTTCGGGAGGACTACAGCCGTATAG
- the DBN1 gene encoding drebrin isoform X1: MAGVSFSGHRLELLAAYEEVIREESAADWALYTYEDGSDDLKLAASGEGGLQELSGHFENQKVMYGFCSVKDPQAALPKYVLINWVGEDVPDARKCACASHVAKVAEFFQGVDVIVNASSVEDIDAGAIGQRLSNGLARLSSPVLHRLRLREDENAEPVGTTYQKTDAAVEMKRINREQFWEQAKKEEELRKEEERKKALDERLRFEQERMEQERQEQAERERRYREREQQIEEHRRKQQTLEAEEAKRRLKEQSIFGDQRDEEEESQMKKSESEVEEAAAIIAQRPDNPREFFKQQERVASASAGSCDVPSPFNHRPGSHLDSHRRLAPTPIPARSPSDSSTASTPIAEQIERALDEVTSSQPPPLPPPLPPAPETQEPIPQPEREETNQDPQAAAPQAWASPAEESLLAREPQQEQGGRMEDLMFIEFPAQAALVAPLEPASSATAVADPSRGADAADTIKTDTPSPAAAGLIDLWPGNGEGVTTPQACELRAKPRAPTPPSGAEVALAEVTLLDQVAQEPLAPVGESCANLLNFDELPEPPATFCDPEEEVEGEPLATPQPPVLPCALEEPEPEPQVLTNGETPQKEGTQASEGYFSQSQEEEFAQSEELCAKAPAPVFYNKPPEIDITCWDADPVPEEEEGFEGGD, encoded by the exons ATGGCCGGCGTCAGCTTCAGCGGCCACCGCCTGGAGCTGCTGGCGGCGTACGAGGAGGTGATTCGGGAGGAGAGCGCGGCCGACTG ggccCTGTACACTTACGAGGATGGCTCAGATGACCTCAAGCTCGCAGCGTCAGGAG aagggGGCTTGCAGGAGCTCTCTGGCCACTTCGAGAACCAGAAGGTGATGTACGGCTTCTGCAGCGTCAAGGACCCCCAGGCTGCTCTGCCCAAATACGTGCTCATCAACTGG GTCGGTGAAGACGTGCCTGATGCTCGCAAGTGTGCTTGTGCCAGCCATGTGGCTAAGGTGGCTGAGTTCTTCCAG GGTGTCGATGTCATCGTGAATGCCAGCAGCGTGGAAGACATAGATGCGGGGGCCATTGGGCAGCGGCTCTCCAATGGGCTGGCACGCCTCTCCAGCCCCGTGCTGCACCGCCTGCGGCTACGGGAAGACGAGAATGCCGAGCCTGTG GGTACTACCTATCAGAAGACAGACGCAGCCGTGGAAATGAAGCGGATTAACCGAGAGCAGTTCTGGGAGCAGGCCAAG aaggaggaggagctgaggaaggaggaggagaggaagaaagccctggatGAGAGGCTCAGGTTCGAGCAGGAGCGGATGGAGCAGGAGAGGCAGGAGCAGGCCGAGCGGGAGAGGCGTTACCGTGAACGGGAGCAGCAGATCGAGGAGCACAG GAGGAAACAGCAGACCCTAGAAGCGGAGGAAGCCAAAAGGCGGTTGAAGGAGCAGTCCATCTTC GGTGACCAGCGGGATGAGGAGGAAGAGAGCCAGATGAAGAAGTCAGAATCGGAGGTGGAG GAGGCAGCAGCCATCATTGCCCAGCGGCCTGACAACCCCCGAGAGTTCTTCAAGCAGCAGGAACGAGTCGCGTCAGCCTCTGCAGGCAGCTGCGATGTGCCCTCCCCCTTCAACCATCGGCCAG GCAGCCACCTGGACAGCCACCGGAGGCtggctcccacccccattcctgcCCGGAGCCCATCAGACTCCAGCACAGCCTCCACCCCTATAGCAGAGCAGATTGAGCGGGCCCTCGATGAGGTCACATCCTCAcagcctccaccactgccaccaccactaccaccagccCCAG AGACCCAGGAGCCCATCCCCCAGCCAGAGAGGGAAGAGACCAACCAGGACCCCCAAGCAGcagcccctcaggcctgggccagCCCCGCGGAGGAGTCCCTTTTGGCACGGGAGCCACAGCAGGAGCAGGGTGGCCGCATGGAGGACTTGATGTTCATCGAGTTCCCAGCCCAGGCTGCTCTGGTGGCCCCTCTGGAGCCCGCCTCATCAGCCACCGCTGTAGCTGACCCCTCCAGAGGAGCTGATGCAGCTGACACCATCAAAACCGACACCCCCTCCCCCGCTGCTGCTGGCCTTATTGACCTCTGGCCTGGCAATGGGGAGGGGGTTACTACACCCCAGGCCTGTGAGCTACGGGCCAAGCCCAGGGCCCCCACACCACCTTCAGGTGCTGAGGTTGCTCTGGCGGAGGTGACCCTGCTGGACCAGGTGGCTCAGGAGCCCCTGGCGCCAGTAGGCGAAAGCTGTGCCAACCTTCTCAATTTTGACGAATTGCCTGAGCCACCAGCCACCTTCTGCGACCCAGAGGAGGAAGTAGAAGGAGAGCCCCTGGCCACCCCTCAGCCCCCAGTGCTGCCCTGTGCGCTAgaggagccggagccggagccccAGGTGTTGACCAATGGCGAGACTCCCCAGAAGGAGGGCACTCAG GCCAGTGAGGGGTACTTCAGCCAATCACAGGAGGAAGAATTCGCTCAATCAGAAGAGCTGTGTGCGAAGGCTCCGGCTCCCGTGTTCTACAACAAGCCTCCAG AAATCGACATCACCTGCTGGGACGCAGACCCAGTACCCGAAGAGGAGGAGGGCTTCGAGGGTGGAGATTAG
- the DBN1 gene encoding drebrin isoform X2 encodes MAGVSFSGHRLELLAAYEEVIREESAADWALYTYEDGSDDLKLAASGEGGLQELSGHFENQKVMYGFCSVKDPQAALPKYVLINWVGEDVPDARKCACASHVAKVAEFFQGVDVIVNASSVEDIDAGAIGQRLSNGLARLSSPVLHRLRLREDENAEPVGTTYQKTDAAVEMKRINREQFWEQAKKEEELRKEEERKKALDERLRFEQERMEQERQEQAERERRYREREQQIEEHRRKQQTLEAEEAKRRLKEQSIFGDQRDEEEESQMKKSESEVEEAAAIIAQRPDNPREFFKQQERVASASAGSCDVPSPFNHRPGSHLDSHRRLAPTPIPARSPSDSSTASTPIAEQIERALDEVTSSQPPPLPPPLPPAPETQEPIPQPEREETNQDPQAAAPQAWASPAEESLLAREPQQEQGGRMEDLMFIEFPAQAALVAPLEPASSATAVADPSRGADAADTIKTDTPSPAAAGLIDLWPGNGEGVTTPQACELRAKPRAPTPPSGAEVALAEVTLLDQVAQEPLAPVGESCANLLNFDELPEPPATFCDPEEEVEGEPLATPQPPVLPCALEEPEPEPQASEGYFSQSQEEEFAQSEELCAKAPAPVFYNKPPEIDITCWDADPVPEEEEGFEGGD; translated from the exons ATGGCCGGCGTCAGCTTCAGCGGCCACCGCCTGGAGCTGCTGGCGGCGTACGAGGAGGTGATTCGGGAGGAGAGCGCGGCCGACTG ggccCTGTACACTTACGAGGATGGCTCAGATGACCTCAAGCTCGCAGCGTCAGGAG aagggGGCTTGCAGGAGCTCTCTGGCCACTTCGAGAACCAGAAGGTGATGTACGGCTTCTGCAGCGTCAAGGACCCCCAGGCTGCTCTGCCCAAATACGTGCTCATCAACTGG GTCGGTGAAGACGTGCCTGATGCTCGCAAGTGTGCTTGTGCCAGCCATGTGGCTAAGGTGGCTGAGTTCTTCCAG GGTGTCGATGTCATCGTGAATGCCAGCAGCGTGGAAGACATAGATGCGGGGGCCATTGGGCAGCGGCTCTCCAATGGGCTGGCACGCCTCTCCAGCCCCGTGCTGCACCGCCTGCGGCTACGGGAAGACGAGAATGCCGAGCCTGTG GGTACTACCTATCAGAAGACAGACGCAGCCGTGGAAATGAAGCGGATTAACCGAGAGCAGTTCTGGGAGCAGGCCAAG aaggaggaggagctgaggaaggaggaggagaggaagaaagccctggatGAGAGGCTCAGGTTCGAGCAGGAGCGGATGGAGCAGGAGAGGCAGGAGCAGGCCGAGCGGGAGAGGCGTTACCGTGAACGGGAGCAGCAGATCGAGGAGCACAG GAGGAAACAGCAGACCCTAGAAGCGGAGGAAGCCAAAAGGCGGTTGAAGGAGCAGTCCATCTTC GGTGACCAGCGGGATGAGGAGGAAGAGAGCCAGATGAAGAAGTCAGAATCGGAGGTGGAG GAGGCAGCAGCCATCATTGCCCAGCGGCCTGACAACCCCCGAGAGTTCTTCAAGCAGCAGGAACGAGTCGCGTCAGCCTCTGCAGGCAGCTGCGATGTGCCCTCCCCCTTCAACCATCGGCCAG GCAGCCACCTGGACAGCCACCGGAGGCtggctcccacccccattcctgcCCGGAGCCCATCAGACTCCAGCACAGCCTCCACCCCTATAGCAGAGCAGATTGAGCGGGCCCTCGATGAGGTCACATCCTCAcagcctccaccactgccaccaccactaccaccagccCCAG AGACCCAGGAGCCCATCCCCCAGCCAGAGAGGGAAGAGACCAACCAGGACCCCCAAGCAGcagcccctcaggcctgggccagCCCCGCGGAGGAGTCCCTTTTGGCACGGGAGCCACAGCAGGAGCAGGGTGGCCGCATGGAGGACTTGATGTTCATCGAGTTCCCAGCCCAGGCTGCTCTGGTGGCCCCTCTGGAGCCCGCCTCATCAGCCACCGCTGTAGCTGACCCCTCCAGAGGAGCTGATGCAGCTGACACCATCAAAACCGACACCCCCTCCCCCGCTGCTGCTGGCCTTATTGACCTCTGGCCTGGCAATGGGGAGGGGGTTACTACACCCCAGGCCTGTGAGCTACGGGCCAAGCCCAGGGCCCCCACACCACCTTCAGGTGCTGAGGTTGCTCTGGCGGAGGTGACCCTGCTGGACCAGGTGGCTCAGGAGCCCCTGGCGCCAGTAGGCGAAAGCTGTGCCAACCTTCTCAATTTTGACGAATTGCCTGAGCCACCAGCCACCTTCTGCGACCCAGAGGAGGAAGTAGAAGGAGAGCCCCTGGCCACCCCTCAGCCCCCAGTGCTGCCCTGTGCGCTAgaggagccggagccggagccccAG GCCAGTGAGGGGTACTTCAGCCAATCACAGGAGGAAGAATTCGCTCAATCAGAAGAGCTGTGTGCGAAGGCTCCGGCTCCCGTGTTCTACAACAAGCCTCCAG AAATCGACATCACCTGCTGGGACGCAGACCCAGTACCCGAAGAGGAGGAGGGCTTCGAGGGTGGAGATTAG
- the DBN1 gene encoding drebrin isoform X3, whose protein sequence is MAGVSFSGHRLELLAAYEEVIREESAADWALYTYEDGSDDLKLAASGEGGLQELSGHFENQKVMYGFCSVKDPQAALPKYVLINWVGEDVPDARKCACASHVAKVAEFFQGVDVIVNASSVEDIDAGAIGQRLSNGLARLSSPVLHRLRLREDENAEPVGTTYQKTDAAVEMKRINREQFWEQAKKEEELRKEEERKKALDERLRFEQERMEQERQEQAERERRYREREQQIEEHRRKQQTLEAEEAKRRLKEQSIFGDQRDEEEESQMKKSESEVEEAAAIIAQRPDNPREFFKQQERVASASAGSCDVPSPFNHRPGRPYCPFIKASDSGPSSSSSSSSSPPRTPFPYITCHRTPNLSSSLPCSHLDSHRRLAPTPIPARSPSDSSTASTPIAEQIERALDEVTSSQPPPLPPPLPPAPETQEPIPQPEREETNQDPQAAAPQAWASPAEESLLAREPQQEQGGRMEDLMFIEFPAQAALVAPLEPASSATAVADPSRGADAADTIKTDTPSPAAAGLIDLWPGNGEGVTTPQACELRAKPRAPTPPSGAEVALAEVTLLDQVAQEPLAPVGESCANLLNFDELPEPPATFCDPEEEVEGEPLATPQPPVLPCALEEPEPEPQVLTNGETPQKEGTQASEGYFSQSQEEEFAQSEELCAKAPAPVFYNKPPEIDITCWDADPVPEEEEGFEGGD, encoded by the exons ATGGCCGGCGTCAGCTTCAGCGGCCACCGCCTGGAGCTGCTGGCGGCGTACGAGGAGGTGATTCGGGAGGAGAGCGCGGCCGACTG ggccCTGTACACTTACGAGGATGGCTCAGATGACCTCAAGCTCGCAGCGTCAGGAG aagggGGCTTGCAGGAGCTCTCTGGCCACTTCGAGAACCAGAAGGTGATGTACGGCTTCTGCAGCGTCAAGGACCCCCAGGCTGCTCTGCCCAAATACGTGCTCATCAACTGG GTCGGTGAAGACGTGCCTGATGCTCGCAAGTGTGCTTGTGCCAGCCATGTGGCTAAGGTGGCTGAGTTCTTCCAG GGTGTCGATGTCATCGTGAATGCCAGCAGCGTGGAAGACATAGATGCGGGGGCCATTGGGCAGCGGCTCTCCAATGGGCTGGCACGCCTCTCCAGCCCCGTGCTGCACCGCCTGCGGCTACGGGAAGACGAGAATGCCGAGCCTGTG GGTACTACCTATCAGAAGACAGACGCAGCCGTGGAAATGAAGCGGATTAACCGAGAGCAGTTCTGGGAGCAGGCCAAG aaggaggaggagctgaggaaggaggaggagaggaagaaagccctggatGAGAGGCTCAGGTTCGAGCAGGAGCGGATGGAGCAGGAGAGGCAGGAGCAGGCCGAGCGGGAGAGGCGTTACCGTGAACGGGAGCAGCAGATCGAGGAGCACAG GAGGAAACAGCAGACCCTAGAAGCGGAGGAAGCCAAAAGGCGGTTGAAGGAGCAGTCCATCTTC GGTGACCAGCGGGATGAGGAGGAAGAGAGCCAGATGAAGAAGTCAGAATCGGAGGTGGAG GAGGCAGCAGCCATCATTGCCCAGCGGCCTGACAACCCCCGAGAGTTCTTCAAGCAGCAGGAACGAGTCGCGTCAGCCTCTGCAGGCAGCTGCGATGTGCCCTCCCCCTTCAACCATCGGCCAG GTCGTCCGTACTGCCCTTTCATAAAGGCATCGGACAGtgggccttcctcctcctcctcttcctcctcctcccctccacggACTCCCTTTCCCTATATCACCTGTCACCGCACCCCaaacctctcttcctccctcccat GCAGCCACCTGGACAGCCACCGGAGGCtggctcccacccccattcctgcCCGGAGCCCATCAGACTCCAGCACAGCCTCCACCCCTATAGCAGAGCAGATTGAGCGGGCCCTCGATGAGGTCACATCCTCAcagcctccaccactgccaccaccactaccaccagccCCAG AGACCCAGGAGCCCATCCCCCAGCCAGAGAGGGAAGAGACCAACCAGGACCCCCAAGCAGcagcccctcaggcctgggccagCCCCGCGGAGGAGTCCCTTTTGGCACGGGAGCCACAGCAGGAGCAGGGTGGCCGCATGGAGGACTTGATGTTCATCGAGTTCCCAGCCCAGGCTGCTCTGGTGGCCCCTCTGGAGCCCGCCTCATCAGCCACCGCTGTAGCTGACCCCTCCAGAGGAGCTGATGCAGCTGACACCATCAAAACCGACACCCCCTCCCCCGCTGCTGCTGGCCTTATTGACCTCTGGCCTGGCAATGGGGAGGGGGTTACTACACCCCAGGCCTGTGAGCTACGGGCCAAGCCCAGGGCCCCCACACCACCTTCAGGTGCTGAGGTTGCTCTGGCGGAGGTGACCCTGCTGGACCAGGTGGCTCAGGAGCCCCTGGCGCCAGTAGGCGAAAGCTGTGCCAACCTTCTCAATTTTGACGAATTGCCTGAGCCACCAGCCACCTTCTGCGACCCAGAGGAGGAAGTAGAAGGAGAGCCCCTGGCCACCCCTCAGCCCCCAGTGCTGCCCTGTGCGCTAgaggagccggagccggagccccAGGTGTTGACCAATGGCGAGACTCCCCAGAAGGAGGGCACTCAG GCCAGTGAGGGGTACTTCAGCCAATCACAGGAGGAAGAATTCGCTCAATCAGAAGAGCTGTGTGCGAAGGCTCCGGCTCCCGTGTTCTACAACAAGCCTCCAG AAATCGACATCACCTGCTGGGACGCAGACCCAGTACCCGAAGAGGAGGAGGGCTTCGAGGGTGGAGATTAG